The following are encoded in a window of Pongo abelii isolate AG06213 chromosome 14, NHGRI_mPonAbe1-v2.0_pri, whole genome shotgun sequence genomic DNA:
- the LOC129047450 gene encoding G2/M phase-specific E3 ubiquitin-protein ligase-like, with amino-acid sequence MNESKPGDSQNLACVFCRKNDDCPNKYGEKKTKEKWNLTVHYYCLLMSSGIWQRGKEEEGVYGFLIEDIRKEVNRASKLKCCVCKKNGASIGCVAPRCKRSYHFPCGLQRECIFQFTGNFASFCWDHRPVQIITSNNYRESLPCTICLEFIEPIPSYNILRSPCCKNAWFHRDCLQVQAINAGVFFFRCTICNNSDIFQKEMLRMGIHIPEKDASWELEENAYQELLQHYERCDVRRCRCKEGRDYNASDSKWEIKRCQCCGSSGTHLACSSLRSWEQNWECLECRGIIYNSGDFQKAKKRVLPNSNNVGITDCLLEESSPKLPRQSPGAQSKDLLRQGSKFRRNVSTLLIELGFQIKKKTKRLYINKANIWNSALDAFRNRNFNPSYAIEVAYVIENDNFGSEHPGSKQEFLSLLMQHLENSSLFEGSLSKNLSLNSQALKENLYYEAGKMLAISLVHGGPSPGFFSKTLFNCLVYGPENTQPILDDVSDFDVAQIIIRINTATTVADLKSIINECYNYLELIGCLRLITTLSDKYMLVKDILVYHVIQRVHAPFESFKQGLKTLGVLEKIQAYPEAFCSILCHKPESLSAKILSELFTVHTLPDVKALGFWNSYLQAVEDGKSTTTMEDILIFATGCSSIPPAGFKPTPSIECLHVDFPVGNKCNNCLAIPITNTYKEFQENMDFTIRNTLRLGKEESSHYIGH; translated from the coding sequence atgaatgaaagtaAACCTGGTGACTCACAGAACCTTGCTTGTGTTTTCTGTCGAAAAAATGATGACTGTCCTAATaaatatggagaaaagaaaactaaggagAAATGGAATCTCACTGTACATTACTACTGTTTGTTGATGTCAAGTGGAATTTGGCAGAGAggcaaagaagaagaaggagttTATGGTTTTCTAATAGAAGATATCAGGAAGGAAGTGAATAGAGCTTCTAAACTGAAATGCTGTGTTTGCAAGAAAAATGGTGCTTCAATTGGATGTGTTGCACCCCGATGTAAACGAAGTTATCATTTCCCATGTGGACTTCAGAGAGAATGTATTTTCCAGTTTACTGGCAATTTTGCGTCATTTTGTTGGGACCATCGACCTGTTCAAATAATTACATCTAATAATTATAGAGAGTCCTTACCATGCACCATTTGCTTGGAATTTATTGAGCCTATTCCAAGTTATAACATATTACGAAGTCCTTGTTGTAAGAACGCTTGGTTTCATAGAGACTGTTTACAGGTTCAAGCAATAAATGCGGGAGTGTTTTTCTTTAGGTGTACAATATGCAATAATAGTGACATCTTTCAGAAAGAGATGTTGAGAATGGGAATTCATATTCCTGAAAAAGATGCTTCCTGGGAGTTAGAGGAAAACGCTTATCAAGAGCTTCTGCAGCACTATGAGCGTTGTGATGTTCGAAGATGTCGTTGCAAAGAAGGGCGAGACTATAATGCATCTGATAGCAAATGGGAAATAAAGCGCTGTCAGTGTTGTGGTTCCAGTGGCACACATTTAGCCTGCTCCTCATTACGGTCATGGGAGCAAAATTGGGAGTGTTTGGAATGTAGGGGTATTATCTACAATTCAGGAGATTTCCAAAAAGCCAAAAAACGTGTATTACCCAACTCTAATAATGTGGGGATTACAGATTGTTTATTGGAAGAGTCATCACCTAAATTACCCAGACAGTCACCTGGAGCCCAGAGTAAAGATCTACTGAGGCAAGGCagcaaatttagaagaaatgtatCAACACTATTAATAGAGTTAggattccaaattaaaaaaaaaactaaaagattaTATATCAACAAAGCCAATATCTGGAATAGTGCCTTAGATGCATTCAGAAATCGAAACTTTAATCCTTCATATGCAATTGAAGTAGCATATGTTATTGAAAATGATAATTTTGGAAGTGAGCATCCTGGATCAAAGCAAGAATTTCTGAGTCTCTTAATGCAACATCTTGAGAACTCATCATTGTTTGAAGGGTCCTTGTCAAAGAACTTGTCTCTAAATTCTCAAGCTCTGAAAGAGAATCTTTACTATGAAGCTGGCAAAATGCTTGCCATTTCTTTAGTTCACGGTGGTCCTTCACCTGGTTTCTTTTCTAAAACCTTGTTTAACTGCCTTGTTTATGGACCAGAAAATACCCAGCCAATTTTAGATGATGTTTCAGACTTTGATGTGGCACAGATTATAATCAGGATAAACACTGCAACAACTGTAGCTGacttaaagtcaataataaatgAATGCTATAACTACCTTGAGTTAATTGGATGTCTCAGACTTATAACGACATTAAGTGATAAATATATGTTAGTAAAAGACATACTTGTCTACCATGTAATTCAGAGAGTCCACGCACCCTTTGAAAGTTTCAAGCAGGGTCTGAAAACCCTTGGTGTTTTGGAGAAAATTCAGGCTTATCCAGAAGCATTTTGTAGCATCCTGTGTCATAAACCTGAGAGTCTTTCTGCAAAAATCCTTAGTGAGCTTTTTACAGTACACACATTACCTGATGTAAAAGCTTTGGGGTTTTGGAACAGTTACTTACAGGCTGTTGAAGATGGTAAATCTACAACAACAATGGAAGACATTCTTATTTTTGCAACTGGTTGCAGTTCCATTCCTCCAGCTGGATTTAAACCCACTCCTTCAATTGAGTGTCTGCATGTGGATTTTCCTGTTGGAAACAAGTGTAATAACTGTTTAGCAATTCCCATCACCAATACATATAAAGAGTTTCAAGAGAATATGGACTTCACCATAAGAAACACTCTAAGactaggaaaggaagaaagttcTCATTACATTGGACATTAA